CCCACTGATTGGCACGACCGCCACGCTATTGGGCGCGCGCCCGAATGAGTGTTCTAATGTCAACCGACACTGACGCTGTCGGCCAGTTGAAACACGCACTCGAGGAACTCGAGGTCAGGCTGGAGCGTGTGTCCGCGGCCGACGCGAGCGAGCGACTCGCGGCGCTGCTCACGGAGCCGGCTATCGGGACCACCCTCCCGTTCGAGGGCGTCTCCCTTCCGGAGTCCGTCACGACCGAGCCGACGGCTGCTGTCCTCGCCGACGCACAGACCGGAATCACGCCGGCGACGTTCGCAATTGCGGAGTACGGCACCGTCGCACTCGAGTCCCGCGCGGCTGGCGACGAACCGATCAGCGTCTATCCGGAGCACCACATCGCCGTCGTCGCGGCGAGCGACGTCGTCCCCGACCTCGCGGGCGGGTTCGACCGCCTCGCGGCTCGGTTCGATGCAGGCGGCGACAGCATCGTTTTCGCCACGGGACGGAGCGCGACTGCCGACATGGGTGACCTCGTCCACGGCGTCCACGGCCCCGGCGAAGTGACCGTCGTCGTGCTGGAGGATCGATAAGATGGCCGAACGAAGCCACGCACCCGGTCAGTCGGAAGGGGGTGGGGGTACCGCCAGCCACACACCATCCCACTCGCGCGCCGAAACCGCGGCCCATCTTCGACACCTACTCGAGACGGAAGGCGATGCAATTCACGCCCACACGAGCGTCTCCAACCTCCAGCGTCACGAGGTGTTCGACGAAACCGACGATCTCGACGCGCTTCGATCGGAGGCGCGTGCGGTCAAGGAAGACGCCATCGACCGCCTCCCGGACCTCATCGAGACCGTTCGCGAGGCGGTCGAAGCCAACGGCGGAACGGTCTACGTCGCGGAGAACGCGGCCGACGCGAACGCCTACGTCGCCGACGTGGTCGACGACCGGGCCGCGACCAGCACCGCAGCCGAGAGCGCCAGCGACCGCCCGTCCGTCGTCAAATCCAAGTCCATGACCACCGAGGAACTCGAGCTCAACGATGCACTCGAGTCCGAGGGGATCGAGGTCACCGAAACCGACCTCGGCGAGTGGGTCCTCCAGGTTGCAGACGACACGCCTTCGCACATCGTCGGCCCGGCGATGCACCTGACACGTGAGGAGATTGCCGACCTCTTCACAGAGCAGTTCGACCCCGACGAGGAGTTCGAGACCGCAGAAGAGCTCACCCGGTTCGCTCGCGACCACCTCGGTGAGCGCATCCGCGAGGCCGACGTGGGGATTACGGGCGCGAACTTCGTCGTCGCCGAGAGCGGGACGATCACGCTCGTCACGAACGAGGGCAACGCCCGCAAGTGCGCCGTCACGCCAGATACGCACGTCGCAATCGCCGGCGTCGAGAAGCTCATCCCGTCGATTCGGGATCTCGAGCCGTTCGTCGACCTGATCGCGAAGAGCGCGACGGGGCAGGAGATTTCCCAGTACGTGACGATGCTCTCGCCACCGACGGAGTCGCCGACGCTCACCTTCGACGAACCCGACGAGCCGATCGGAGCGAACACGGACGCCGAGGCCAACGGCTCTACAGACCGCGAGTTCCACCTCGTGCTGCTCGATAACGGCCGCACTGAGATGCGTGAGGACGATCAGCTTCGGGAGACGCTGTACTGCATCCGCTGTGGCGCGTGTTCGAACTCGTGTTCGAACTTCCAGGCCGTCGGCGGTCACGGCTTCGGCGGCGAGACCTACTCCGGCGGCATCGCGACGGGCTGGGAGGCCGGCGTCCACGGCCAGGACTCCGCCGCCGAGTTCAACGACCTCTGTACCGGCTGTACGCGCTGTGTCGACGCCTGCCCGGTGAAGATCGACATTCCGTGGATCAACACCGTCGTCAGGGACCGCGTCAACCGCGATGTGGAGCCGGCGGCCTACGACTTCCTCGTCGACGGACTCACGCCGGACGAGGAATCCGGCGGACTCGACCTCGGAAAACGCTTCTTTGGCAACATCGCCACCGTCGCAAAGCTCGGCAGCGCGACGGCCCCGGTCTCGAACTGGCTCGGCGAGACGGCACCGGTACGCTCACTTCTCGAGCGGACGCTCGGTATCGACCAGCGCCGAGCGTTGCCCTCGTTCGAACGGCACTCACTCGTTGACTGGTTCGATGCCCGCGGCGGTGAAGGCGAGTCGAAACGGCGGGCAGCGGCCGGCCGTCGGGAGTCTCACGACGAACCCACAGACGCGCTCGACCGCGACGTCGTCCTCTACCCCGACGTCTACACCAACTACGTCGACACCGACCGCGGGAAGGCGGCCGTGCGGACGCTCGAAGCCCTCGGTGTTCCCGTCTCGGTTCCCGACCTGCCCGAGAGCGGCCGCGCCCCGCTCTCGCAGGGGATGGTCGCCACGGCAGATACGCAGGCGAGCAAGGTCTACGCCGCCCTCGCCGAGGACCTGGACGCTGGCCGCGATGTCGTCGTCATCGAACCCTCCGACCTCGCCGCGTTCCAGCGCGAGTACGAGCGATTCCTCCCCGAACGCTCGTTCGAACGACTGCGGGACAACAGCTACGAGATTTGTGAGTTCATCTTCGGGCTACTCGAGAACGGTGCGGATCCGGCGGCACTGTCGACGGCTGGTGGTGACGGAGCGAGAATCGGTGACGGGAACGGGAACGAGAACGAGAACGAAAACGGGGACAACGGCCAGCCGATCGCCTACCACTCCCACTGCCAGCAACGCACGCTCGACCTCGAAGCGCCGACGGTCGCCGTCCTCGAACGCTGTGGCTACGCTCCGCGGACCTCGACGGTCGAGTGCTGTGGCATGGCCGGCTCCTTCGGCTACAAGCGCGAGTACTACGAGGTCAGCATGGATGTCGGCGACCGACTGGCGTCGGAGATTGAGCAGGCCAGCACCGATCTAGTCGTCGCGTCGGGTACCTCGTGTGGGGACCAACTCGAGACGCTGCTGGATCGGACGGTGCCCCATCCGGTCGAAGTGCTAGCTCCTAATGCTGGCCCTTGACCACTCCTAACGGTGTTCGGCGGTGATCCGGTCGGCTCGCGCCCGTAACTGCTCGAGGATTCGCGGCGGGCCGCGACACCGAATCGTCACCGTGTCGTCGTAGTCGACCGTCTCGACGCTCGTTCGGTCGTACGCCCGCGAAACCAGTGCCATCGCATCGTCGCAGTTCGGGACCCGAAGGTTCGCTGTC
The DNA window shown above is from Natrialba magadii ATCC 43099 and carries:
- a CDS encoding LUD domain-containing protein, with translation MSTDTDAVGQLKHALEELEVRLERVSAADASERLAALLTEPAIGTTLPFEGVSLPESVTTEPTAAVLADAQTGITPATFAIAEYGTVALESRAAGDEPISVYPEHHIAVVAASDVVPDLAGGFDRLAARFDAGGDSIVFATGRSATADMGDLVHGVHGPGEVTVVVLEDR
- a CDS encoding LUD domain-containing protein, with protein sequence MAERSHAPGQSEGGGGTASHTPSHSRAETAAHLRHLLETEGDAIHAHTSVSNLQRHEVFDETDDLDALRSEARAVKEDAIDRLPDLIETVREAVEANGGTVYVAENAADANAYVADVVDDRAATSTAAESASDRPSVVKSKSMTTEELELNDALESEGIEVTETDLGEWVLQVADDTPSHIVGPAMHLTREEIADLFTEQFDPDEEFETAEELTRFARDHLGERIREADVGITGANFVVAESGTITLVTNEGNARKCAVTPDTHVAIAGVEKLIPSIRDLEPFVDLIAKSATGQEISQYVTMLSPPTESPTLTFDEPDEPIGANTDAEANGSTDREFHLVLLDNGRTEMREDDQLRETLYCIRCGACSNSCSNFQAVGGHGFGGETYSGGIATGWEAGVHGQDSAAEFNDLCTGCTRCVDACPVKIDIPWINTVVRDRVNRDVEPAAYDFLVDGLTPDEESGGLDLGKRFFGNIATVAKLGSATAPVSNWLGETAPVRSLLERTLGIDQRRALPSFERHSLVDWFDARGGEGESKRRAAAGRRESHDEPTDALDRDVVLYPDVYTNYVDTDRGKAAVRTLEALGVPVSVPDLPESGRAPLSQGMVATADTQASKVYAALAEDLDAGRDVVVIEPSDLAAFQREYERFLPERSFERLRDNSYEICEFIFGLLENGADPAALSTAGGDGARIGDGNGNENENENGDNGQPIAYHSHCQQRTLDLEAPTVAVLERCGYAPRTSTVECCGMAGSFGYKREYYEVSMDVGDRLASEIEQASTDLVVASGTSCGDQLETLLDRTVPHPVEVLAPNAGP